GTGGCCCGGTTTGCTGGCGCGGCGAAAGGAACGTTGCTAGAGTGCACGCACGTCCCGGATCGCCGGGCCATTCACCCATGCCGGCGCCATGCCCGGAATTCGCGCCCCCGGCGCACCATTTCCGGTCATGCGTGCATCATGGGCACGTACGCAACTGAAGATGCACATTTTTTGTGCAAGGAAGGGGAATCACATGAAGCAACCCAGCGACGTTTTCAACGATCTGCAGTCGCGCGTCAGCGACCTGCTGAAAAACTCGCCGGCCAAGGACGTCGAGCGCAACGTGAAGGCCATGCTGTCGCAAGGCTTCTCGAAGCTCGATCTCGTCACGCGCGAGGAATTCGACACGCAGGCCCAGGTGCTCGCCCGCACCCGCGTGCGCCTCGAGGAACTCGAAAAGCGCGTCGCGGAACTCGAGCAGAAGCTCGCCGCGCCGCAGGCCTGACGCCCCACCCGGCCACAAGGTCGGGCGCGGGCCGCCTCGCGCGGCCCGCGCCCGCCGCCCCGACAGTGTTCCACCGCTCCCCGTAGTCCGTCGTTCTTCGCAGCCCCCCGCTCTTCGCAGTCCATCGCTCTTCGCAGTCCATCGCTCTTCGCAGTCCATCGCTCTTCGCAGTTCGTCGTTCCGCAGTCCCTCGTTCTTTCCCCGCGCCACGCCGG
The DNA window shown above is from Burkholderia cepacia and carries:
- a CDS encoding accessory factor UbiK family protein — its product is MKQPSDVFNDLQSRVSDLLKNSPAKDVERNVKAMLSQGFSKLDLVTREEFDTQAQVLARTRVRLEELEKRVAELEQKLAAPQA